The Elgaria multicarinata webbii isolate HBS135686 ecotype San Diego chromosome 4, rElgMul1.1.pri, whole genome shotgun sequence genome contains a region encoding:
- the FHL5 gene encoding four and a half LIM domains protein 5 — MASDHTNCYHCMDSLSGKQYAIKEENAYCVKCYDGLFANFCEECKKPIECDSKDLAYKGCHWHEACFKCAKCRHSLVEKPFAAKDELLLCTECYSNEYSSKCFHCKRTIMPGSRKMEFKGNCWHEACFVCQHCRQPLGTKPLITKDDDNYCVPCFEKQFAQCCYSCKKVITSGGVTYHDQPWHKECFLCTGCGKQLAEQRFISKDEHPYCLDCFSRRYAKKCVACTKPITALGGANFISFEDRQWHSDCFQCSKCASSLVGKGFLTQQDEILCCKCGSAA; from the exons ATGGCAAGTGACCATACTAATTGCTATCATTGCATGGACTCCCTTTCTGGGAAGCAGTATGCCATAAAAGAAGAGAATGCTTACTGTGTCAAGTGCTATGACGGCCTGTTTGCTAACTTCTGTGAGGAATGCAAGAAGCCCATTGAATGTGACTCCAAG GATCTTGCTTATAAAGGCTGCCATTGGCACGAAGCCTGCTTCAAGTGCGCCAAGTGCCGTCACTCTCTGGTCGAGAAACCCTTCGCTGCCAAAGATGAGCTCCTGCTGTGCACAGAGTGTTATTCTAATGAGTACTCATCAAAGTGCTTCCACTGCAAGAGGACCATTATGCCTG GTTCTCGTAAAATGGAATTTAAAGGAAATTGTTGGCATGAAGCTTGCTTCGTTTGCCAACATTGTCGGCAACCACTAGGAACAAAGCCTTTGATTACCAAGGACGACGACAACTATTGTGTGCCTTGTTTTGAGAAGCAGTTTGCTCAGTGTTGTTACTCCTGCAAAAAG GTGATAACCTCTGGCGGAGTGACTTATCATGACCAGCCATGGCACAAAGAATGCTTTCTATGTACTGGATGTGGGAAGCAGCTTGCAGAGCAGCGGTTTATTTCCAAAGATGAACATCCATACTGCCTCGACTGCTTCAGCAGACGTTATGCAAAGAAGTGTGTGGCCTGCACCAAGCCCATTACAG CTCTCGGTGGAGCCAATTTTATCTCGTTTGAGGATCGCCAGTGGCACAGCGACTGCTTTCAGTGCAGCAAATGTGCCAGCTCCCTGGTGGGAAAGGGCTTCCTCACCCAGCAGGACGAGATCCTGTGCTGCAAGTGTGGGAGTGCGGCATAG